A single genomic interval of Parvularcula marina harbors:
- the bglX gene encoding beta-glucosidase BglX, whose translation MAQTAPSDEERVEDLLSQMTLKEKVGQVSQFTGFWDVTGPAPTDETQARKAELLKSGIIGSMLNVVGVEEVRPIQEYALNSRLGIPVIFGLDVVHGHKTMFPIPLAEAASWDLDMIEQSARVSAIEAAAQGQTWTFAPMVDISRDPRWGRVMEGAGEDPYLGSRIAVARIRGFQGDDLSAPDTIVATLKHFAGYGFAESGKDYNTVDVGTVTLHNVILPPFKAGVEEADARTVMNGFNTLNGLPVTGDGYLQRELLKGEWGFDGFVVSDWASAREMIDHGYAKDPEDAALKAMEAGSDMDMESYVYLDHLEDLVEAGTLDVALLDDAVRRILRVKFELGLFDDPYKYLDADREAELLLSPAHREASLKMAERSIVLLKNDDDTLPIRKGEKIALIGTLAADKDSPLGNWRAMADDHSAVSVVEAFEAAGLDFVYAEGAVLEIGDAAFPNEVVVNLTDRSGFPEAVEAARNADKVIIVLGEDGLQSGEGRSRSELGFPGVQQELLEAVYEANPETVLVVMSGRPLVLTWAEAHVPAIVQAWHLGQESGHALTNVLTGAYNPSGKLPMTFPRSVGQIPIYYSHLNTGRPGPLTDVFWSHYIDESNAPLWPFGYGLSYTTFEYSNLRARKRGDVVEVSVRVKNTGSRAGEEVVQLYIRDIAASVSRPVRELKDFSKIELAPGKRMTLTFELGAEDLGFYNANGSYVVEPGDFEIFVGGSSDATLSTSFEY comes from the coding sequence ATGGCCCAGACGGCCCCGTCAGATGAGGAACGGGTCGAGGATCTGCTCTCCCAGATGACGCTGAAGGAGAAGGTCGGGCAGGTCAGCCAGTTCACCGGTTTCTGGGATGTGACAGGGCCGGCTCCGACGGATGAAACGCAGGCCCGCAAAGCCGAATTGCTCAAATCGGGGATCATCGGCTCCATGCTGAATGTTGTCGGTGTGGAAGAAGTTCGCCCGATTCAGGAATATGCGCTGAACTCACGCCTCGGTATCCCGGTCATCTTCGGCCTTGATGTCGTGCACGGACATAAAACCATGTTCCCGATCCCGCTTGCCGAAGCGGCGAGCTGGGATCTCGACATGATCGAGCAGAGTGCGCGTGTGAGTGCGATTGAGGCAGCAGCGCAAGGCCAGACCTGGACCTTTGCCCCGATGGTCGACATCTCGCGTGACCCCCGCTGGGGCCGGGTGATGGAAGGCGCAGGCGAGGATCCCTATCTGGGTTCACGGATCGCCGTTGCCCGGATCCGTGGGTTCCAGGGCGATGATCTGTCTGCCCCCGATACAATCGTTGCGACGCTCAAGCACTTTGCGGGCTATGGATTTGCGGAGTCAGGCAAGGATTATAACACCGTCGATGTTGGCACCGTGACACTTCACAATGTCATCCTGCCCCCCTTCAAGGCCGGGGTTGAGGAGGCCGATGCAAGGACGGTCATGAACGGCTTCAATACGCTCAATGGGCTGCCGGTCACGGGCGATGGCTATTTGCAGCGGGAACTTTTGAAGGGGGAGTGGGGCTTTGACGGCTTTGTCGTCTCCGACTGGGCGTCGGCGCGCGAGATGATTGATCACGGCTACGCCAAGGACCCCGAAGACGCGGCGCTCAAGGCAATGGAAGCCGGCTCGGATATGGACATGGAAAGCTATGTCTATCTCGATCACCTAGAAGATCTCGTGGAGGCCGGTACGCTAGATGTTGCGCTGCTTGATGATGCGGTGCGCCGAATCTTGCGCGTTAAGTTCGAGCTTGGGCTGTTTGATGATCCGTATAAATATCTTGATGCGGATCGTGAGGCTGAACTTCTGCTCTCGCCTGCGCACAGGGAGGCCTCCCTTAAAATGGCGGAGCGGTCGATCGTTCTTCTGAAGAATGACGATGACACTCTACCGATCCGCAAGGGCGAGAAAATCGCCCTGATCGGTACGCTGGCCGCCGATAAGGATTCGCCGCTCGGGAACTGGCGCGCCATGGCGGACGATCATTCCGCCGTATCCGTTGTGGAAGCGTTCGAGGCTGCCGGGCTCGATTTTGTCTATGCCGAAGGAGCCGTGCTGGAGATCGGCGATGCGGCCTTCCCGAATGAGGTTGTCGTCAATCTGACGGACCGCAGCGGGTTCCCTGAAGCCGTTGAGGCTGCGCGCAATGCCGACAAGGTGATCATTGTACTGGGTGAGGATGGGCTGCAATCAGGTGAGGGCCGCAGCCGATCAGAGCTAGGCTTCCCAGGTGTGCAGCAGGAGCTTTTGGAAGCGGTCTATGAGGCCAATCCGGAGACGGTGCTTGTCGTGATGAGTGGCCGGCCGCTGGTTCTGACCTGGGCGGAGGCGCATGTCCCCGCCATCGTGCAGGCGTGGCATCTGGGGCAGGAAAGCGGTCATGCCCTGACCAACGTCCTGACCGGCGCCTATAATCCGAGCGGTAAGCTGCCGATGACCTTCCCGCGGTCAGTTGGTCAGATTCCGATCTATTACAGCCATCTCAACACAGGTCGCCCGGGGCCGCTTACGGATGTTTTCTGGTCGCATTATATCGACGAGAGCAACGCGCCGCTTTGGCCCTTTGGCTATGGCCTCAGCTACACAACGTTTGAATATTCCAACCTGCGGGCACGCAAACGCGGAGACGTGGTGGAGGTTTCTGTTCGTGTGAAGAACACAGGATCACGGGCGGGCGAAGAGGTCGTTCAGCTTTACATTAGAGACATCGCAGCCAGCGTGAGCCGGCCTGTGCGGGAGCTCAAGGATTTCTCGAAGATTGAACTTGCGCCGGGTAAGCGCATGACGTTGACATTCGAGCTTGGTGCGGAAGATCTAGGTTTTTACAACGCAAACGGCTCTTACGTGGTCGAGCCTGGCGACTTTGAAATCTTCGTCGGCGGCTCTTCTGATGCGACGCTGAGCACGTCTTTCGAGTACTGA
- a CDS encoding LytR/AlgR family response regulator transcription factor → MLKTVTCDDELPALELMGQMLAETGDVEIMAQCQSVEEALDIINAGGIDLIVFDIEMPGLSGVDAYDRITTDKKPLLVFATAHPEYAVEAFGIDAIDYILKPFDAERVRKAVEKALRLSKLIDASDDASEVEVAEPLADEIAGVLKIRDAGRVHFIAYGDVIWIEAAGDYSLVHTHDREAAIRVPIKALESKLPTDQFLRIHRSTIVSKSHIQEIQKLPKGEAQITLTSGAVVKGSRSFREAIERLTNGV, encoded by the coding sequence ATGCTAAAGACAGTTACTTGTGATGATGAATTGCCGGCTCTGGAATTGATGGGCCAGATGCTTGCCGAGACAGGCGATGTGGAGATCATGGCGCAATGCCAATCGGTCGAGGAAGCGCTTGATATCATCAATGCTGGCGGGATTGACCTCATCGTCTTTGATATAGAGATGCCGGGCCTTAGCGGGGTTGATGCCTATGACCGCATCACCACGGACAAAAAACCGCTGCTCGTTTTTGCAACTGCGCATCCGGAATATGCGGTCGAAGCCTTCGGGATTGATGCCATTGATTACATCCTGAAACCTTTCGATGCGGAGCGGGTTCGCAAGGCGGTTGAGAAGGCGTTGCGGCTCAGCAAACTGATCGATGCATCTGATGATGCTTCAGAGGTCGAGGTCGCTGAACCGCTGGCCGATGAAATCGCAGGAGTCTTGAAAATCCGGGATGCCGGCCGGGTACACTTCATCGCCTATGGGGATGTCATCTGGATTGAGGCGGCGGGCGACTATTCACTCGTCCATACCCATGACCGGGAAGCAGCCATACGTGTGCCGATCAAGGCGCTCGAATCGAAACTACCGACGGACCAGTTCCTTCGGATTCACCGGTCCACGATTGTCTCTAAATCTCACATTCAGGAGATCCAGAAGCTCCCAAAGGGGGAGGCGCAGATCACCCTGACCAGCGGGGCTGTCGTCAAGGGGAGCCGCAGTTTCCGAGAGGCGATCGAGCGGCTGACAAACGGCGTTTAA
- a CDS encoding cupin-like domain-containing protein: MELPKATPVREVEADQGFDLEAVSASLEPVILRGAVSDWPVVKAAKTSDTAMHDYLSVFDRGAKVPVSVGSPANKGRVFYTEDFTGFNVERGTSSMTELLQRVKNHGGAEHPPLIYLASADVDECLPGFREQNDLDFGQYRPVISIWIGTRTRIAAHNDLPLNIACVAAGQRRFTLFPPDQIENLYVGPFETTPAGRPISLVDFANPDLDQYPRFTEAMAHARIADLEPGDAIFIPSMWWHHVEALGTFNILMNYWWRTVPAFLGTPQDVLNHAMMTLRDMPQDEKEIWRQLFDYYVFGESSAPRDHVPENIRGILSPVTEESARQVRAFLLNRLNR, from the coding sequence ATGGAATTGCCAAAGGCCACACCGGTTCGAGAAGTGGAGGCGGATCAGGGCTTTGACCTTGAGGCCGTGTCGGCTTCGCTCGAACCCGTAATCCTCCGGGGCGCCGTCAGCGACTGGCCTGTGGTCAAGGCTGCAAAGACATCTGATACCGCGATGCACGACTATCTTTCGGTCTTCGATCGCGGCGCAAAAGTCCCGGTCTCGGTTGGGTCCCCAGCCAATAAGGGGCGCGTTTTCTATACTGAGGATTTTACTGGCTTCAATGTCGAGCGCGGTACATCCAGCATGACCGAACTCCTCCAGAGAGTGAAGAATCATGGCGGGGCGGAGCATCCCCCATTGATCTATCTTGCATCCGCAGATGTGGATGAATGCCTGCCCGGTTTCCGTGAGCAGAATGATCTTGATTTCGGCCAGTACCGCCCGGTCATCAGTATATGGATCGGGACCCGAACCCGGATTGCAGCGCATAATGATCTGCCGCTCAACATTGCATGTGTCGCGGCGGGGCAGCGCCGCTTTACGCTTTTCCCGCCGGATCAGATCGAGAACCTTTATGTCGGTCCATTTGAGACGACACCGGCCGGCCGACCGATCAGTCTTGTTGATTTTGCTAATCCGGATCTTGATCAATATCCGCGATTTACCGAGGCGATGGCGCATGCACGAATTGCGGATCTCGAACCGGGGGATGCAATATTCATCCCGTCCATGTGGTGGCACCATGTGGAAGCGCTCGGGACGTTCAATATCCTGATGAATTACTGGTGGCGGACCGTGCCAGCCTTTCTGGGGACGCCGCAGGATGTCCTCAATCACGCCATGATGACATTGCGCGACATGCCGCAGGATGAAAAAGAAATCTGGCGGCAGCTGTTTGATTATTATGTCTTCGGCGAGAGCAGTGCGCCGCGCGATCATGTGCCGGAAAATATTCGCGGCATTCTTTCTCCGGTAACGGAAGAATCCGCCCGACAGGTCCGGGCATTTCTTCTGAATCGGCTGAACAGGTAG
- a CDS encoding glycoside hydrolase family 16 protein — MISTFACCASVMGLFCANPFAAANTPKWDVVWSDQFDGTSLDRTKWSPEESCWGGGNNERQCYTDRPENIQVKDGVLRLIARPERFTGPLYPEERNTKGERKFQWYTSGKIRTQGIADWTYGRVSARMKLPAGQGTWPAFWMMPSTSVYGRWPLSGEIDIMEAVNLETPCEECEGEIETRTSGALHFGDVPPNNTYLFSKADEKVQTPPSQEWNTYSIEWAEGVIQWFVNDDLFMRLESDDWHTAAAEAEGRPYAPFDQPFYVMLNLAVGGNLPEKSNGAGFDKKSFPAELLVDWVQVEQCAGDLETGRACLTQQEWNGTPQGPWETMAR, encoded by the coding sequence GTGATCAGCACATTTGCCTGTTGCGCAAGTGTGATGGGGCTGTTCTGTGCAAATCCTTTCGCGGCTGCGAATACGCCGAAATGGGATGTGGTCTGGTCGGATCAATTCGACGGTACCTCGCTCGATCGGACCAAATGGTCGCCGGAAGAATCCTGCTGGGGCGGCGGCAATAATGAACGTCAGTGCTACACGGATCGCCCTGAGAATATTCAGGTCAAGGATGGTGTCCTGCGCCTGATCGCTCGGCCGGAACGTTTCACTGGCCCGCTTTATCCGGAAGAACGCAACACCAAAGGTGAGCGCAAATTCCAGTGGTACACGTCGGGTAAAATCCGGACTCAAGGAATTGCTGACTGGACTTATGGCCGGGTTTCAGCGCGGATGAAACTGCCCGCAGGGCAAGGGACCTGGCCGGCATTCTGGATGATGCCATCGACCAGCGTTTACGGCCGTTGGCCATTGTCAGGCGAAATCGACATCATGGAAGCGGTCAATCTCGAAACGCCTTGCGAGGAATGTGAAGGCGAGATCGAAACACGCACATCTGGCGCCCTCCATTTCGGAGATGTGCCGCCGAACAACACCTATCTGTTCTCGAAGGCTGACGAGAAGGTGCAAACGCCGCCGTCACAGGAATGGAATACCTACAGTATCGAATGGGCCGAAGGCGTCATCCAGTGGTTCGTCAATGACGATCTCTTTATGCGTCTGGAAAGTGACGATTGGCACACGGCAGCTGCGGAAGCAGAAGGCCGTCCGTATGCGCCTTTCGACCAGCCCTTCTATGTCATGCTGAACCTCGCTGTTGGTGGCAATCTGCCGGAGAAATCCAATGGCGCCGGGTTCGACAAGAAATCCTTTCCGGCTGAGCTGCTGGTCGATTGGGTACAGGTGGAGCAGTGCGCAGGCGACCTTGAGACAGGTCGCGCGTGTCTGACGCAGCAAGAATGGAACGGCACACCACAAGGCCCATGGGAGACAATGGCCAGATAG
- a CDS encoding SapC family protein — protein MTQHVQLNNVDHAKVKIRTERSSALGDDRMFVPVFPHEFRHVQAHYPIVFMKDASIGGFRPVSLFGLEEGQNLFLSEEGWDAAYLPLAVRMQPFVIGLIPDGEGGKRLEVHLDKDHPRVTDAEGEPLFLDHGGHAPFLQDVTAVLEEVHHGEQSVAGFCRLLDELQLIEPFALDVTLNDGTQGRLAGYYTIHEERLYNLNKDELGRLQEAGALLPVFMVVASLTHFEALVRRRNDQLASE, from the coding sequence ATGACCCAACACGTACAGCTCAACAATGTTGATCATGCGAAAGTCAAGATACGGACGGAACGCAGCAGCGCTCTGGGCGATGACAGAATGTTCGTGCCTGTCTTTCCGCATGAGTTTCGCCATGTGCAGGCGCATTACCCCATTGTCTTCATGAAGGATGCGTCGATTGGCGGGTTTCGGCCAGTCTCCTTATTCGGGCTTGAGGAAGGCCAGAACCTCTTTTTGTCGGAAGAGGGCTGGGATGCGGCCTATCTGCCGCTTGCGGTGCGGATGCAGCCCTTCGTCATCGGGCTGATCCCAGATGGCGAAGGGGGAAAGCGTTTGGAGGTCCATCTCGATAAGGATCATCCGCGCGTGACTGACGCAGAGGGCGAACCCTTGTTCCTCGACCATGGTGGCCATGCGCCTTTCCTTCAGGATGTCACGGCCGTTCTTGAGGAAGTCCATCACGGTGAGCAGAGTGTTGCTGGATTTTGTCGTCTGCTGGATGAGCTGCAATTGATCGAACCCTTTGCGCTCGACGTCACGCTGAATGACGGCACGCAAGGGCGTCTGGCCGGATATTATACAATCCACGAAGAGCGGCTCTATAATCTGAATAAGGATGAGTTGGGACGACTGCAGGAAGCAGGCGCACTCTTGCCAGTCTTCATGGTTGTCGCTTCTCTGACCCATTTTGAAGCATTGGTTCGGCGCCGGAATGATCAATTGGCGAGCGAGTAG
- a CDS encoding tryptophan halogenase family protein gives MTGAIREIVIVGGGTAGWLTAGILAADHRAASSDGLRVTLIESPDIPTLGVGEGTWPSLRDTLRRIGISETDFLRHCDASFKQGSRFDGWVNGKTDDIYYHPFDAPPPTDDIDPLALASAAPAGTPFAEAVSTQAILCQMGRAPKQAMTPEYAAVANYAYHLDAPAFAAMLREHCQTRLGVTLIIDTVDGIERDETGNISSLQAREHGNITGDLFVDCTGGRALLIGEAMRAELTDVSDLLFNDRALAIQIPNGESNSQIASQTTATAMPSGWVWDIALQSRRGIGHVFSSSHQDEETARNQLSDYIARTAPWSDLNGGDARLIKFRSAYRKTPWVGNVVAIGMSQGFVEPLEASAIVMIELSATMLSDTLPPRRELLEGSARRFNDRFSYRWERIVEFLKLHYVLSERPEPYWAAHRDPANSTGRLNDLLDRWRFEVPSREDFPQAQEIFPATSFIYILYGMGKYPADRPLRRRKDDKERAERFFAEIVTKTRKFAEGLPSNRELLDHLKSHGFPRI, from the coding sequence GTGACGGGCGCAATTCGGGAAATTGTCATTGTAGGTGGCGGGACGGCTGGCTGGTTAACGGCCGGGATACTCGCGGCTGATCACCGCGCAGCATCATCAGATGGACTGCGCGTTACACTGATCGAATCGCCGGATATTCCGACGCTTGGCGTGGGTGAGGGCACCTGGCCGAGCCTGAGAGACACGCTGCGCCGGATCGGGATCAGCGAAACTGACTTCCTTCGTCATTGTGACGCGAGCTTTAAACAGGGCTCCAGATTTGACGGCTGGGTCAATGGCAAGACCGATGATATTTACTACCATCCTTTCGATGCCCCGCCGCCTACGGATGATATTGACCCATTGGCATTAGCGTCTGCGGCGCCAGCTGGGACGCCTTTCGCGGAGGCGGTGAGCACGCAAGCAATACTCTGCCAAATGGGACGGGCGCCGAAACAGGCGATGACGCCCGAATACGCAGCTGTTGCGAATTATGCCTATCACCTTGATGCGCCTGCCTTTGCGGCAATGCTGCGTGAGCATTGCCAAACCCGGCTCGGCGTTACACTGATCATTGATACAGTCGATGGTATTGAGCGTGATGAGACGGGGAACATCAGCAGTCTTCAGGCCAGAGAGCATGGCAATATTACGGGTGACCTGTTTGTCGACTGCACGGGTGGCCGTGCGCTCCTGATCGGTGAGGCGATGAGAGCAGAACTGACGGATGTTTCAGATCTTCTCTTCAATGATCGCGCGCTTGCCATCCAAATACCCAATGGGGAGAGCAATAGTCAGATTGCATCGCAAACGACGGCAACGGCCATGCCCTCGGGGTGGGTCTGGGATATCGCCCTGCAGTCGCGCCGCGGCATCGGACATGTCTTCTCATCCTCTCATCAGGATGAGGAAACGGCACGAAATCAGCTATCAGATTATATTGCCAGAACCGCTCCGTGGTCTGACCTGAATGGTGGTGATGCTAGGCTGATCAAGTTCCGATCAGCCTACCGCAAAACACCCTGGGTAGGGAATGTCGTCGCCATTGGCATGTCGCAGGGGTTCGTGGAGCCGCTGGAAGCCTCCGCGATCGTGATGATCGAGCTGTCGGCGACGATGTTAAGCGACACTTTGCCGCCGCGCCGTGAGCTACTGGAAGGCTCCGCCAGGAGGTTCAATGACCGCTTCAGCTATCGTTGGGAGCGGATCGTTGAGTTTCTTAAGCTGCATTATGTGCTCAGTGAGCGTCCTGAACCCTACTGGGCAGCACATCGTGACCCGGCGAACAGCACGGGCCGGCTGAACGATTTACTGGACCGCTGGCGCTTCGAAGTGCCGTCACGCGAAGATTTTCCGCAAGCGCAGGAAATCTTTCCCGCCACGAGTTTCATCTACATCCTTTATGGGATGGGGAAATATCCGGCGGACCGGCCCTTGCGGCGACGCAAGGATGATAAGGAACGGGCCGAGCGGTTCTTCGCGGAAATCGTGACGAAGACACGGAAATTTGCCGAGGGTTTGCCTTCCAACCGCGAATTGCTTGATCATCTGAAATCACACGGATTCCCACGTATCTAG
- a CDS encoding TonB-dependent receptor — translation MPAYAQDDVSAEVTDDEDVVVARGIRQSLEASSDIKRNSRGVVDAITAEDIGKFPDTNLAESLQRISGVSISRSLGEGSRVTVRGFGPDFNLVLLNGRQMPSAYLEGGAPSSRSFDFGNLASEGIAGVTVYKTGRASVPTGGIGSTLNIKTARPLDAPGMRYSIGAKAVFDDSVTSIGDKKVTPEYSAIFSNTFADERVGVALAGSFQERESGVAQVGTTSGWRGAYLGSENNWGTLPQPPADTQITNRPGPNDVYSVPQNVNYQLANYNRERINGQLALQFRPVDTFTATLDYFYSQNKIQAEKADLSVWYNHGDTTSAWGDGPISDIIFYNEDFGDGGSDLSMGGGRDGSISENRSLGFNAIWELTDRLSLEFDAHSSSAESGQDSPYGTSASVGTADFQLRTQGVNFENDIPVLTVGFQDPFTDIDPARMIVTGNVFSNSFIRTEIDQYQLTASYDFDSSVVKSVDFGVASTTNEVRSAFANAQRDTWGGVATVDALPDDIFRRVDLAGNFDQFSGHSMTQQDFLVYDFDRLIQLLDTDPFGNVCGGDGICRSDNFLIDRRIEEESLSAFIDIETEFYLGEMPAAVVAGVRYEQTDVSSPAQVTVPTATQWVAPNEFGLIGLDNPNNVQTQTFSGEYDYWLPAIDFQVEPMENVKLRASYSRTMTRPGYGDIAGGLSVEQIFRVNGGTGTNGNTALKPFLSDNIDLSAEWYYKEGSYVSAGFFRKEVENFIGSGVMTQTPFDVYTPYQGQRYNDAVAALGTDDAVQVRQWIFENADPSTFEITGTDTSGNFTGNIFGVPGEDPLLTFDIATPVNQESATLDGWEFAVQHIFGDTGFGAIANYTIVNGDVGFEDEQVPSSGDPQFAVTGLSDSYNLIGFYDKNGLQARLAYNWRDKHLISTTGVSGTANNPQYVEDYGQLDFNVSYEVRDGWSVFVEGINVTDETSRVVGRTPAYLNFATQTGARYNFGVRFTH, via the coding sequence ATGCCGGCTTATGCGCAGGACGATGTGTCAGCGGAAGTGACTGACGACGAAGATGTCGTCGTCGCGCGCGGCATTCGTCAAAGCCTTGAGGCATCTTCGGACATCAAACGGAATTCGCGCGGTGTCGTCGATGCGATTACGGCAGAAGACATCGGTAAATTCCCGGACACGAACCTTGCAGAATCGCTGCAGCGGATTTCGGGCGTCTCGATCAGCCGTTCACTTGGTGAAGGCAGCCGGGTCACCGTTCGCGGCTTTGGTCCTGACTTCAACCTGGTCCTGCTTAATGGCCGTCAGATGCCGTCCGCTTATCTCGAAGGCGGCGCGCCGTCCTCACGGAGCTTTGACTTCGGCAATCTGGCATCCGAAGGCATCGCAGGCGTCACGGTTTACAAGACCGGTCGTGCCTCTGTGCCAACTGGCGGTATCGGTTCTACACTGAACATCAAGACGGCCCGTCCGCTCGATGCGCCGGGTATGCGCTATTCGATCGGCGCAAAAGCGGTCTTTGACGATTCTGTTACCTCGATCGGCGACAAGAAAGTGACGCCGGAATATTCGGCCATCTTCTCGAACACTTTTGCTGATGAACGTGTCGGTGTTGCCCTTGCAGGTAGCTTCCAGGAGCGTGAATCCGGCGTGGCTCAGGTCGGGACGACCTCGGGTTGGCGTGGGGCCTATCTTGGTTCTGAGAACAACTGGGGGACGCTGCCTCAACCGCCGGCCGACACCCAGATCACGAACCGTCCGGGACCGAATGATGTTTATTCGGTGCCGCAAAACGTCAACTACCAGCTTGCAAACTACAATCGTGAGCGGATCAATGGTCAGTTGGCTCTGCAATTCCGTCCCGTTGATACGTTCACGGCGACACTCGACTATTTCTACTCGCAAAACAAAATCCAGGCGGAAAAAGCTGACCTGTCGGTCTGGTACAACCATGGCGATACGACCAGCGCATGGGGCGACGGCCCGATCTCCGACATCATCTTCTACAACGAAGATTTCGGCGATGGCGGCTCTGACCTTTCCATGGGCGGGGGACGTGATGGTTCAATCAGCGAGAACCGTTCACTTGGCTTCAATGCCATCTGGGAGCTGACGGATCGTCTTTCGCTTGAGTTCGATGCACACAGTTCGAGCGCAGAATCCGGGCAAGACAGCCCATATGGGACGAGCGCGAGCGTCGGTACGGCGGACTTCCAGCTTCGTACCCAAGGCGTCAATTTCGAGAATGACATCCCTGTTCTGACAGTCGGATTCCAGGATCCATTCACGGATATCGATCCGGCTCGCATGATCGTGACGGGGAACGTCTTCTCGAACAGCTTCATCCGGACAGAAATTGACCAGTACCAACTTACGGCGAGCTATGATTTTGACTCGTCCGTGGTGAAGAGCGTTGATTTCGGTGTTGCCTCGACCACGAACGAAGTTCGGTCGGCTTTTGCAAATGCCCAGCGGGATACTTGGGGCGGTGTTGCAACAGTTGATGCGCTGCCTGATGATATCTTCCGCCGGGTCGATCTGGCCGGAAACTTCGACCAGTTCAGCGGTCACTCCATGACGCAGCAGGACTTCCTGGTCTATGATTTCGACCGTCTGATCCAGCTCCTTGATACCGATCCCTTCGGCAATGTCTGTGGAGGTGATGGTATTTGCCGCTCGGATAACTTCCTGATTGATCGCCGGATCGAAGAAGAAAGCCTCTCCGCTTTCATCGATATCGAAACCGAGTTCTATCTGGGGGAAATGCCGGCGGCTGTGGTTGCAGGTGTGCGGTATGAGCAAACCGATGTGAGTTCACCAGCACAGGTAACGGTGCCGACAGCAACTCAGTGGGTTGCGCCTAATGAATTTGGCCTGATCGGTCTCGACAACCCCAATAATGTTCAGACACAGACATTCTCGGGTGAGTATGATTACTGGCTCCCGGCGATCGACTTCCAGGTCGAGCCTATGGAGAATGTGAAGCTGCGGGCATCCTACAGCCGCACCATGACCCGTCCGGGGTATGGTGACATTGCTGGCGGTTTGTCAGTCGAGCAGATCTTCCGTGTGAATGGCGGGACCGGCACAAATGGCAACACGGCCCTCAAGCCATTCCTGTCTGATAACATCGATCTCTCTGCAGAATGGTACTACAAAGAGGGTTCTTATGTTTCGGCCGGTTTCTTCCGGAAGGAAGTTGAGAACTTCATCGGCTCAGGTGTCATGACTCAAACACCGTTTGATGTTTACACACCTTATCAGGGCCAGCGTTATAACGACGCCGTTGCGGCCCTTGGGACTGATGATGCCGTTCAGGTCCGTCAGTGGATCTTTGAGAATGCTGATCCGTCTACGTTTGAAATCACAGGCACAGACACGAGCGGCAATTTCACCGGCAACATCTTCGGCGTGCCAGGCGAAGATCCGCTTCTGACCTTCGATATTGCGACACCTGTGAACCAAGAGTCAGCGACACTTGATGGTTGGGAATTCGCTGTCCAGCACATCTTTGGTGATACTGGCTTCGGCGCGATTGCGAACTACACAATCGTCAATGGCGATGTCGGCTTTGAGGATGAGCAGGTGCCGTCGAGCGGTGATCCGCAGTTCGCGGTCACGGGTCTCAGCGACTCCTACAACCTCATCGGTTTCTACGACAAAAATGGTCTTCAGGCTCGTCTTGCCTATAACTGGCGTGACAAGCACCTGATCTCCACGACGGGTGTCAGCGGTACTGCGAATAACCCGCAATATGTTGAGGACTACGGACAGCTTGACTTCAACGTCAGCTACGAAGTGCGCGACGGCTGGTCTGTCTTTGTCGAGGGCATCAATGTCACCGATGAAACGTCCCGCGTCGTGGGCCGGACGCCGGCTTACCTCAACTTCGCAACACAGACAGGTGCCCGCTATAACTTCGGGGTCCGGTTCACTCACTAA